A DNA window from Streptomyces sp. 71268 contains the following coding sequences:
- a CDS encoding GMC family oxidoreductase, translating to MGSGFGGSVSALRLSEKGYRVGVLEAGRRFARAELPKNSWDVRNYLWAPALGLYGIQRIHVLGKVMVLAGAGVGGGSLNYANTLYVPPPAFFQDAQWGHITDWQEELRPYYDQARRMLGVRLNKTLTPSDVHLRDAAEKMGVGDSFHMAPVGVFFGDGDDAAPQGTGEGVRAAPGETVPDPYFGGVGPARRACTECGECMTGCRHGAKNTLNENYLHLAERAGATIHPMTTVVGLGEHPDGGYRVATVPTDRRRGTRPRTLRARQVVVAAGTYGSQTLLHAMRDRGELPRLSPRLGSLTRTNSEAILGSQTTDRRYRKISGERRVDFTKGVAITSSIHPNATTHIEPVRYGKGSNAMGSLSILQFTHRERVPNWISFLAANLRHPVLAGRALSNRRWSEKTIIGLVMQTHDNSLTTYRKAKGLGKGLLTARQGHGAPNPDRIPEGEEAARLVAESINGFAGTNVGELMGTPLTAHFLGGCPIGTSAEHGVIDPYHRLFGHPGIHVVDGAAITANLGVNPSLTITAQAERAMSLWPNKGEPDPRPAQGEPYQRVAPVAPRRPAVPEGAFGALKLSLLPVPTIPPRPAPDGAPEPMAEA from the coding sequence ATCGGCTCCGGCTTCGGCGGCTCGGTCAGCGCGCTGCGGCTGAGCGAGAAGGGCTACCGGGTCGGCGTCCTGGAGGCCGGCCGCCGCTTCGCCCGCGCCGAACTCCCCAAGAACTCCTGGGACGTGCGCAACTACCTGTGGGCGCCCGCGCTCGGCCTCTACGGCATCCAGCGCATCCACGTCCTGGGCAAGGTCATGGTGCTGGCCGGCGCCGGCGTCGGCGGCGGCTCGCTCAACTACGCCAACACGCTGTACGTGCCGCCACCCGCCTTCTTCCAGGACGCCCAGTGGGGTCACATCACCGACTGGCAGGAGGAGTTGCGCCCGTACTACGACCAGGCCAGGCGCATGCTCGGGGTACGTCTGAACAAGACGCTCACCCCCTCCGACGTCCACCTCAGGGACGCGGCCGAGAAGATGGGCGTGGGGGACTCCTTCCACATGGCCCCGGTCGGCGTCTTCTTCGGCGACGGCGACGACGCCGCGCCCCAGGGCACCGGCGAGGGCGTGCGGGCCGCGCCCGGCGAGACCGTGCCCGACCCGTACTTCGGCGGCGTCGGCCCGGCGCGGCGGGCCTGTACCGAGTGCGGCGAGTGCATGACCGGCTGCCGGCACGGCGCCAAGAACACCCTGAACGAGAACTACCTCCACCTCGCCGAACGCGCCGGGGCCACCATCCACCCCATGACCACCGTCGTGGGCCTGGGCGAACACCCCGACGGCGGCTACCGGGTCGCCACCGTCCCCACCGACCGGCGCCGCGGCACCCGCCCGAGGACGTTGCGCGCCCGCCAGGTGGTGGTCGCCGCCGGCACGTACGGCAGCCAGACCCTGCTGCACGCGATGCGCGACCGGGGCGAGTTGCCGCGTCTCTCACCCCGGCTCGGCTCGCTGACCCGTACCAACTCCGAGGCCATACTCGGCTCGCAGACCACCGACCGGCGCTACCGGAAGATCAGCGGCGAGCGGCGGGTCGACTTCACCAAGGGCGTGGCCATCACCTCGTCCATCCACCCCAACGCCACCACGCACATCGAGCCGGTGCGCTACGGCAAGGGCTCCAACGCGATGGGCTCGCTGTCCATCCTCCAGTTCACCCACCGCGAGCGGGTGCCCAACTGGATCAGCTTCCTCGCGGCCAACCTGCGCCACCCGGTGCTCGCGGGGCGCGCGCTGTCCAACCGGCGCTGGTCCGAGAAGACCATCATCGGCCTGGTCATGCAGACCCACGACAACTCGCTGACCACCTACCGCAAGGCCAAGGGCCTCGGCAAGGGCCTGCTCACCGCGCGACAGGGGCACGGCGCGCCCAACCCGGACCGCATACCGGAGGGTGAGGAGGCGGCGCGGCTGGTCGCGGAGTCCATCAACGGCTTCGCCGGCACCAACGTCGGCGAGCTGATGGGCACCCCGCTCACGGCGCACTTCCTCGGCGGCTGCCCGATCGGCACCAGCGCCGAGCACGGTGTGATCGATCCGTACCACCGGCTCTTCGGCCACCCCGGCATCCACGTCGTGGACGGCGCGGCGATCACCGCCAACCTGGGCGTCAACCCGTCGCTGACCATCACGGCGCAGGCCGAGCGGGCGATGTCGCTGTGGCCCAACAAGGGCGAGCCCGACCCGCGCCCCGCCCAGGGCGAGCCCTACCAGCGCGTCGCGCCCGTGGCCCCGCGTCGTCCGGCGGTCCCCGAGGGCGCGTTCGGCGCCCTGAAACTGTCCCTCCTGCCGGTGCCGACCATCCCGCCACGGCCCGCCCCGGACGGGGCGCCGGAACCCATGGCCGAGGCGTAA
- a CDS encoding serine/threonine-protein kinase — translation MNNHGGRADEPTSYGLQPPRGVRPPAAPEPTPGQDAGAVAGQGQQQVQYQGQSPAGRQRAYEPTHFAGSAGPAGSAGPAGPPSPPGAAAGAGSPTTAGAAAAWAAAADPDAGRLIGGRYRLVSRLGHGGMGTVWKAHDQIVDRDVAVKEPRVPDSLPERERQTVYQRMQREARAAARIDHPAVVTVHDVVVEDGRPWIVMELVRGRSLGDVLADGTLDPREAARIGVEVLGALAAAHEAGVLHRDVKPDNVLLGRVGGGQGEGPGGRVVLTDFGIAQVEGEQGLTETGAFIGSPEYIAPERVLGQRPGPESDLWSLGVVLYAAVEGMSPFRRTNHPATLQAVLSAEPQVPARGSGALGALIMQLLRKEPGARPTAAEARQTLESVARPAPQLPPLIAAGSGAGSPATGPSRIPGWLRGRKGQLGLGGGVLALAVAVVMVVVNPFGGSGDDAPAGWKTVDAEQRVRAELAAPEDYTLSEDDDEITLLDPGKVFTITLNRDPVTDESDTPTALQEANSYLDDYQENSYEYGWTKDSVDGSVRATTYHGEKAAELTATYTTNDSDNPEDLRRREFHYMNDSKVQWQLSVEMPAGGKPRAEGERIFKDVVKHLRIKDL, via the coding sequence ATGAATAACCATGGGGGACGGGCGGACGAGCCCACGAGTTACGGACTCCAGCCACCGCGCGGCGTAAGACCTCCGGCCGCCCCGGAGCCGACCCCCGGGCAGGACGCCGGAGCGGTCGCCGGCCAGGGCCAGCAACAAGTCCAGTACCAGGGCCAGTCACCCGCGGGGCGGCAGCGCGCGTACGAGCCGACGCATTTCGCGGGTTCCGCGGGTCCTGCTGGTTCTGCCGGCCCCGCCGGCCCTCCCAGCCCTCCCGGCGCGGCGGCGGGCGCCGGCTCGCCGACCACCGCGGGCGCCGCAGCCGCATGGGCCGCGGCGGCCGACCCGGACGCGGGCCGGCTGATCGGCGGTCGCTACCGGCTGGTGTCCCGACTCGGGCACGGCGGCATGGGCACCGTGTGGAAGGCGCACGACCAGATCGTGGACCGCGACGTCGCGGTCAAGGAGCCGCGCGTCCCCGACAGCCTGCCCGAGCGCGAGCGGCAGACCGTCTACCAGCGGATGCAGCGCGAGGCGCGCGCCGCCGCCCGGATCGACCACCCGGCGGTGGTCACCGTGCACGACGTGGTGGTCGAGGACGGCCGCCCGTGGATCGTGATGGAGCTGGTGCGCGGCCGGTCGCTGGGCGACGTGCTCGCCGACGGCACCCTCGACCCGCGCGAGGCGGCCCGGATCGGCGTCGAGGTGCTCGGCGCGCTGGCCGCCGCGCACGAGGCGGGCGTGTTGCACCGCGACGTCAAGCCGGACAACGTGCTGCTCGGCCGTGTCGGCGGCGGCCAGGGCGAGGGGCCCGGCGGCCGGGTCGTGCTGACCGACTTCGGGATCGCCCAGGTCGAGGGCGAGCAGGGGCTCACCGAGACCGGCGCGTTCATCGGCTCGCCCGAGTACATCGCCCCCGAGCGGGTGCTCGGCCAGCGGCCGGGGCCCGAGTCGGACCTGTGGTCGCTGGGCGTCGTGCTGTACGCCGCGGTCGAGGGCATGTCCCCGTTCCGCCGCACCAACCACCCCGCCACCCTGCAGGCGGTCCTGTCGGCCGAGCCGCAGGTGCCCGCCCGTGGATCCGGCGCCCTGGGCGCGCTGATCATGCAGTTGCTGCGCAAGGAGCCGGGGGCGCGGCCCACGGCGGCCGAGGCCCGGCAGACGCTGGAGTCGGTGGCCCGCCCGGCGCCCCAGCTCCCGCCGCTGATCGCCGCGGGTTCGGGCGCCGGCTCACCGGCCACCGGCCCGTCCCGGATCCCCGGCTGGCTGCGCGGCCGCAAGGGTCAACTCGGTCTCGGTGGCGGCGTGTTGGCGCTCGCGGTCGCGGTGGTCATGGTGGTGGTCAACCCCTTCGGTGGCAGCGGTGACGACGCGCCGGCCGGCTGGAAGACGGTCGACGCCGAGCAGCGCGTACGAGCCGAACTCGCCGCGCCCGAGGACTACACGCTCAGCGAGGACGACGACGAGATCACGCTGCTCGACCCGGGCAAGGTCTTCACGATCACCCTGAACCGGGACCCGGTCACCGACGAGTCGGACACGCCCACGGCGCTCCAGGAGGCCAACTCCTACCTGGACGACTACCAGGAGAACTCCTACGAGTACGGCTGGACCAAGGACTCCGTGGACGGCTCGGTGCGGGCGACGACGTACCACGGCGAGAAGGCCGCTGAGCTGACCGCCACGTACACCACCAACGACTCCGACAACCCGGAGGACCTGCGCCGCCGCGAGTTCCACTACATGAACGACTCCAAGGTGCAGTGGCAGCTCAGCGTGGAGATGCCCGCGGGCGGCAAGCCGCGCGCCGAGGGCGAGCGGATCTTCAAGGACGTGGTCAAGCACCTGCGGATCAAGGACCTGTAG
- a CDS encoding DoxX family protein, which produces MTQGRWTAGGGATGGPPGGRRHGWRSALAPYALLPLRVFLGVTFVYAGLDKLTDASFLSDSGPGSIGETMRFARPSAAFPDLVDLALKAPTGFGYAIACGELAVGLGTLFGVLARLAAVGGALISLSLWLTVSWSTEPYYYGNDLAYLMAWLPLVLAGAPYLSVDAALAGNHWRRRGGRWRRGGRVFG; this is translated from the coding sequence ATGACCCAGGGACGGTGGACGGCAGGCGGCGGCGCGACCGGCGGTCCGCCCGGCGGGCGACGGCACGGCTGGCGCTCCGCGCTCGCCCCGTACGCCCTGCTGCCGCTACGCGTCTTCCTGGGCGTGACCTTCGTCTACGCCGGCCTCGACAAGCTGACCGACGCGTCGTTCCTGTCCGACAGCGGGCCGGGCTCGATCGGCGAGACGATGCGCTTCGCGCGCCCGTCCGCGGCCTTCCCGGACCTGGTCGACCTGGCGCTGAAGGCACCCACCGGCTTCGGCTACGCCATCGCCTGCGGCGAACTCGCGGTCGGCCTCGGCACGCTGTTCGGCGTGCTGGCCCGGCTGGCGGCGGTCGGCGGGGCGCTGATCTCGCTGAGCCTGTGGCTGACCGTGAGCTGGTCGACGGAGCCGTACTACTACGGCAACGACCTGGCCTATCTGATGGCCTGGTTGCCGCTGGTCCTGGCGGGCGCCCCGTACCTGTCCGTGGACGCCGCGCTCGCCGGCAACCACTGGCGCCGCCGAGGCGGTCGCTGGCGCCGCGGCGGCCGCGTCTTCGGCTGA
- a CDS encoding succinic semialdehyde dehydrogenase, with translation MTDSKGTTQATVSTLPAAADNPVFAAPAGTRTVADVVTPELVARLTRDVVGSGKTRSHAPATGATLADLPESTPDDVATAFDRARQAQYLWARTPVRQRAAVLLRFHDLVLRRQAEVLDLIQAETGKARLHAHEEVQAVSVAARHYGRKAPSYLAPKRHTGVTPTLTRVTELRQPRGVVGQISPWNYPFELSVGDALPALVAGNAVVMKPDTETALTALWARELLIEAGLPAGVWQVVLGDGPVIGPAVVQHADFVSFTGSTRTGREVAQGAAARLVGCSLELGGKNAMLVLRDADLDKAAAGAVRGSFSSAGQLCISIERLFVHESVADAFVERFAARTRAMRLGGDLAYGADMGSLVSEHQLATVRRHVDEAVAQGAKVVTGGRARPDIGPYFYEPTILDGVLPEMAVCEEETFGPVVSIYRFTDEDDAIARANATSYGLNASVWTRDGARGRAVAAQLRAGTVNVNESYAAAYGSAQAPMGGMGDSGLGRRHGSEGILKYTEAQTVAQQRLVPLAPSFGLSHEQYAQLMTRGLRAMKAIRLR, from the coding sequence ATGACGGACTCGAAGGGCACCACGCAGGCCACTGTCAGCACGCTTCCCGCCGCCGCGGACAACCCGGTCTTCGCCGCCCCGGCGGGCACCCGCACGGTGGCCGACGTGGTGACCCCCGAGCTGGTGGCCCGGCTCACCCGGGACGTCGTCGGCAGCGGCAAGACCCGCAGCCACGCGCCCGCCACCGGCGCCACCCTCGCCGACCTGCCCGAGTCCACACCCGACGACGTGGCCACCGCCTTCGACCGGGCCCGCCAGGCGCAGTACCTGTGGGCGCGGACCCCGGTGCGCCAGCGGGCCGCCGTCCTGCTGCGCTTCCACGACCTGGTGCTGCGCCGCCAGGCCGAGGTGCTCGACCTCATCCAGGCGGAGACCGGCAAGGCCCGGCTGCACGCGCACGAGGAGGTGCAGGCCGTCAGCGTCGCGGCCCGGCACTACGGCCGCAAGGCGCCCAGCTACCTCGCCCCCAAGCGGCACACCGGCGTCACGCCCACCCTCACCCGGGTCACCGAACTGCGCCAGCCGCGCGGCGTCGTCGGCCAGATCTCGCCGTGGAACTACCCCTTCGAGCTGTCGGTCGGCGACGCGCTGCCCGCCCTGGTCGCGGGCAACGCCGTGGTGATGAAGCCGGACACGGAGACCGCGCTGACCGCGCTGTGGGCGCGCGAGCTGCTGATCGAGGCCGGGCTGCCGGCGGGCGTGTGGCAGGTGGTGCTCGGCGACGGACCGGTGATCGGGCCCGCCGTCGTCCAGCACGCCGACTTCGTCTCCTTCACCGGCTCCACCCGCACCGGCCGCGAGGTCGCCCAGGGCGCGGCGGCCCGCCTGGTGGGCTGCTCCCTCGAACTCGGCGGCAAGAACGCCATGCTCGTCCTGCGCGACGCCGACCTCGACAAGGCCGCCGCCGGCGCGGTGCGCGGCTCGTTCTCCTCGGCCGGCCAGCTCTGCATCTCCATCGAGCGGCTGTTCGTGCACGAGTCGGTCGCCGACGCGTTCGTGGAGCGCTTCGCGGCCCGCACCCGCGCCATGCGGCTCGGCGGCGACCTCGCCTACGGCGCCGACATGGGCTCGCTGGTCTCCGAACACCAACTGGCCACCGTGCGGCGGCACGTGGACGAGGCCGTCGCCCAGGGCGCCAAGGTCGTCACGGGCGGGCGGGCGCGGCCCGACATCGGCCCCTACTTCTACGAGCCGACCATCCTGGACGGCGTGCTGCCGGAGATGGCCGTCTGCGAGGAGGAGACCTTCGGCCCGGTCGTGTCGATCTACCGGTTCACCGACGAGGACGACGCCATCGCACGGGCCAACGCCACCTCGTACGGGCTCAACGCCAGCGTCTGGACGCGCGACGGGGCCCGCGGCCGGGCCGTCGCCGCCCAGCTGCGCGCAGGCACCGTCAACGTCAACGAGAGCTACGCCGCCGCCTACGGCAGCGCCCAGGCGCCGATGGGCGGCATGGGCGACTCCGGGCTCGGGCGCCGGCACGGCAGCGAGGGCATCCTCAAGTACACCGAGGCGCAGACCGTCGCCCAGCAGCGACTGGTCCCGCTCGCCCCCTCCTTCGGCCTCTCGCACGAGCAGTACGCCCAGCTCATGACCCGCGGCCTGCGCGCCATGAAGGCCATCCGGCTCCGCTGA
- a CDS encoding MarR family winged helix-turn-helix transcriptional regulator, protein MLKTYSDEELLRQPVGYWTGVAQELVVGSINDTLGTLGIRQPQWWVLNLINRSDDGLTRAELPAGLRHHVDSSVTDSVADDLTGRGWLVEGRDQRLRLTEEGSAALATLWERVPRTLDRIRAGFSDAEYVQLINLLRRVVDNLDGHSDLD, encoded by the coding sequence GTGCTCAAGACGTACTCGGACGAGGAACTGCTGCGACAGCCGGTCGGCTACTGGACCGGCGTCGCCCAGGAACTCGTCGTCGGCAGCATCAACGACACCCTGGGCACCCTGGGCATCCGGCAGCCGCAGTGGTGGGTGCTGAACCTGATCAACCGCTCCGACGACGGGCTGACGCGCGCCGAGCTGCCCGCGGGGCTGCGACACCACGTGGACTCGTCCGTCACGGACTCGGTCGCCGACGACCTCACCGGGCGCGGCTGGCTCGTCGAGGGGCGGGACCAGCGGCTGCGGCTGACGGAGGAGGGGTCCGCCGCGCTCGCCACGCTGTGGGAGCGCGTGCCGCGGACGCTGGACCGGATCCGCGCCGGCTTCTCGGACGCCGAGTACGTCCAGCTCATCAACCTGCTGCGGCGGGTCGTGGACAACCTGGACGGCCACAGCGACCTGGACTGA
- a CDS encoding chorismate mutase encodes MSTANAATPAPLAPSAAPPAGPARPAAATGSAATDSPRPAATAVAEPVAPRPARPSDAESTGARTDAAAGAIHDARRRIDDLDGRIIGLVQERAAVSAAIQRERIGSGGRRVNLARELEILNHYRDQLGKPGTALAMTLLELCRGRA; translated from the coding sequence ATGAGCACCGCCAACGCCGCGACCCCCGCCCCCCTCGCCCCGTCGGCCGCCCCGCCCGCCGGCCCGGCCCGCCCGGCCGCCGCGACCGGGTCCGCCGCCACCGACAGCCCCCGGCCCGCGGCGACCGCCGTCGCGGAACCCGTCGCCCCACGGCCCGCCCGTCCCTCCGACGCCGAGTCCACCGGGGCCCGCACGGACGCCGCGGCGGGTGCCATCCACGACGCCCGGCGGCGCATCGACGACCTGGACGGCCGGATCATCGGTCTCGTCCAGGAGCGCGCCGCCGTCTCGGCCGCCATCCAGCGCGAGCGGATCGGGTCGGGCGGGCGCCGCGTGAACCTCGCCCGCGAGCTGGAGATCCTGAACCACTACCGCGACCAGCTCGGCAAGCCCGGCACGGCCCTGGCCATGACCCTCCTCGAACTGTGCCGGGGCCGCGCCTGA
- the guaA gene encoding glutamine-hydrolyzing GMP synthase, with protein sequence MPSATPSATEAHEPDPVLVVDFGAQYAQLIARRVREARVYSEIVPSTMPVAEMLAKNPRAIILSGGPSSVYEEGAPRVDRSLFEAGVPVFGMCYGFQLMAESLGGTVDDNGAREYGRTPLAVAKSGSTLFEGTPDQQTVWMSHGDACSAAPEGFTVTASTDVVPVAAFENDERKLYGVQYHPEVMHTTHGQQVLEHFLYRGAGIEPTWTTKNVVEEAVAAIREQVGSKRAICGLSGGVDSAVAAALVQKAIGSQLTCVYVDHGLMRKGESEQVEKDFVAATGVQLKVVDAEERFLTALAGVSDPEQKRKIIGREFIRVFEQAQAELVAEAGEAGEDVAFLVQGTLYPDVVESGGGTGTANIKSHHNVGGLPDDIEFELVEPLRKLFKDEVRMVGQELGLPEEIVQRQPFPGPGLGIRIVGEVTKDRLDLLREADAIAREELTAAGLDRDIWQCPVVLLADVRSVGVQGDGRTYGHPIVLRPVSSEDAMTADWSRLPYDVLSRISTRITNEVDEVNRVVLDITSKPPGTIEWE encoded by the coding sequence GTGCCATCAGCGACTCCCTCCGCCACCGAAGCGCACGAGCCGGACCCCGTCCTCGTCGTCGACTTCGGCGCGCAGTACGCACAGCTCATCGCCCGTCGCGTGCGCGAGGCGCGGGTGTACAGCGAGATCGTGCCGTCCACCATGCCGGTGGCCGAGATGCTTGCCAAGAACCCGCGGGCGATAATCCTCTCCGGCGGTCCCTCGTCGGTGTACGAGGAGGGCGCGCCGCGCGTCGACCGCTCCCTGTTCGAGGCCGGGGTCCCGGTGTTCGGCATGTGCTACGGGTTCCAGCTGATGGCCGAGTCGCTGGGCGGCACCGTCGACGACAACGGTGCCAGGGAGTACGGGCGGACACCGCTGGCGGTCGCCAAGTCCGGCTCCACCCTCTTCGAGGGCACCCCGGACCAGCAGACCGTGTGGATGTCGCACGGCGACGCGTGCTCCGCCGCGCCCGAGGGCTTCACCGTCACCGCCTCCACCGACGTGGTCCCGGTCGCCGCCTTCGAGAACGACGAGCGGAAGCTCTACGGCGTGCAGTACCACCCCGAGGTCATGCACACCACGCACGGCCAGCAGGTGCTGGAGCACTTCCTGTACCGGGGCGCCGGCATCGAGCCCACCTGGACCACGAAGAACGTGGTCGAGGAGGCCGTCGCGGCCATCCGCGAGCAGGTCGGCAGCAAGCGCGCGATCTGCGGGCTCTCCGGCGGCGTGGACTCGGCCGTGGCCGCCGCGCTGGTGCAGAAGGCCATCGGCTCGCAGCTCACCTGCGTCTACGTGGACCACGGCCTGATGCGCAAGGGCGAGTCCGAGCAGGTCGAGAAGGACTTCGTGGCCGCCACCGGCGTGCAGCTCAAGGTGGTCGACGCCGAGGAGCGGTTCCTGACCGCGCTGGCCGGCGTGTCCGATCCGGAGCAGAAGCGCAAGATCATCGGCCGGGAGTTCATCCGGGTCTTCGAGCAGGCCCAGGCCGAGCTGGTCGCCGAGGCGGGCGAGGCCGGCGAGGACGTCGCCTTCCTGGTGCAGGGCACCCTGTACCCCGACGTCGTCGAGTCCGGCGGCGGCACCGGTACCGCCAACATCAAGTCGCACCACAACGTCGGCGGCCTCCCCGACGACATCGAGTTCGAGCTGGTCGAGCCGCTGCGCAAGCTGTTCAAGGACGAGGTCCGGATGGTCGGCCAGGAGCTGGGCCTGCCCGAGGAGATCGTCCAGCGGCAGCCCTTCCCGGGCCCCGGGCTCGGCATCCGCATCGTCGGCGAGGTCACCAAGGACCGGCTCGACCTGCTGCGCGAGGCCGACGCCATCGCCCGCGAGGAGCTGACCGCGGCCGGCCTCGACCGCGACATCTGGCAGTGCCCCGTGGTGCTGCTCGCCGACGTCCGCTCGGTCGGCGTGCAGGGCGACGGCCGCACCTACGGCCACCCGATCGTGCTGCGCCCGGTCTCCTCCGAGGACGCGATGACGGCGGACTGGTCGCGCCTTCCGTACGACGTGCTCTCGCGCATCTCCACCCGCATCACCAACGAGGTCGACGAGGTCAACCGGGTGGTCCTGGACATCACCAGCAAGCCCCCCGGCACCATCGAGTGGGAGTAG
- a CDS encoding LAETG motif-containing sortase-dependent surface protein, with protein sequence MKLRRTLTAAAATAALLPATLLAAPGAYAEEPTTPSQTPTGTPTPTGEPTGNPTGNPTGTPTGNPTGEPTGKPTGDPTGQPTGNPTGDPTGTPTGNPTGEPTGKPTGDPTGQPTGKPTSTPTDGPSPTPTDSEPPAPCEDSDEYAEDPDLSTTLVGLPSKVVAGSGYHGFTFRVKNTSDRAFHRVDLGILAGTAHAEHPEGTGKYLTLQFKNPDTGAWESISTDQDDDAHGYVGYTSVRPHETIRLDLRLSVAKGAPDGFGYAISIGAFADEEGNCVYSSGDYYDFEVVKSAAQLPGGDESQVPDAKPQGGKKPLPVSIPKRPVGDKAIHPVGELANTGSDSNLPTIAMIGGVAMVAGAGAILVVRRRKAGATPA encoded by the coding sequence ATGAAGCTTCGCCGCACCCTCACGGCCGCCGCGGCCACGGCGGCCCTCCTGCCCGCGACGCTGCTCGCCGCGCCCGGTGCGTACGCCGAGGAGCCGACGACGCCGTCGCAGACGCCGACGGGCACGCCGACCCCGACCGGCGAGCCGACCGGGAACCCCACCGGCAACCCGACGGGCACCCCCACCGGGAACCCGACCGGCGAGCCCACGGGCAAGCCCACCGGCGACCCGACCGGCCAGCCCACCGGGAACCCGACGGGCGACCCGACCGGTACCCCCACCGGGAACCCGACCGGCGAGCCCACGGGCAAGCCCACCGGCGACCCGACCGGCCAGCCCACCGGCAAGCCGACCAGCACTCCCACCGACGGGCCGAGCCCGACGCCCACCGACTCCGAGCCGCCCGCGCCCTGCGAGGACAGCGACGAGTACGCGGAGGACCCCGACCTGAGCACCACGCTCGTCGGGCTGCCGTCCAAGGTCGTGGCCGGCAGCGGCTACCACGGCTTCACCTTCCGCGTGAAGAACACCTCGGACCGCGCCTTCCACCGCGTCGACCTCGGCATCCTGGCGGGCACCGCGCACGCCGAGCACCCGGAGGGCACGGGCAAGTACCTGACCCTCCAGTTCAAGAACCCGGACACCGGGGCCTGGGAGAGCATCTCCACCGACCAGGACGACGACGCCCACGGCTACGTCGGCTACACCTCGGTCAGGCCGCACGAGACGATCCGCCTCGACCTGCGGCTGAGCGTCGCCAAGGGCGCGCCCGACGGCTTCGGTTACGCCATCTCCATCGGCGCCTTCGCCGACGAGGAGGGCAACTGCGTCTACTCCAGCGGCGACTACTACGACTTCGAGGTCGTGAAGTCCGCCGCGCAGCTCCCGGGCGGCGACGAGTCGCAGGTGCCGGACGCCAAGCCGCAGGGCGGCAAGAAGCCGCTGCCGGTGTCGATCCCCAAGCGGCCGGTCGGCGACAAGGCGATCCACCCGGTCGGTGAGCTGGCCAACACCGGTTCGGACTCGAACCTGCCGACGATCGCGATGATCGGCGGCGTGGCGATGGTCGCCGGCGCCGGCGCCATCCTCGTCGTGCGCCGCCGCAAGGCCGGGGCGACGCCCGCGTAA